A genomic window from Leptolyngbya sp. BL0902 includes:
- a CDS encoding alpha/beta fold hydrolase, translating to MDTRLMGIWQSPNRWVILLAATILLGTVGAAVAVFIRYYQAATPQTPSPFYIPPQPLPPGELGSLIRKEPLPSSLPEGAQAWRVMYLSTDLAGQPIAVTGTIVAPQGTSAEPRNIIAWAHGTTGIRPACGVSHTSDPYQQTPAIEQMLAEGFVVAITDYPGLGTPGTHPYMVGPVAAQSVLDSVRAARQIPEVNAGDKFVVWGASQGGNSALWTAQRAKTYAPELNLLGAAASAPAINLRGIAEFNLDKPGGGIFLGYVFAAWDSIYPDADLDAILKAEERANFDRMVEPCFTAPAGFLPVLKTLRTPEQYLSVDILSAEPWSTLFEENTPSEPIEVPILIAHGTADPLIPIELSEAEALRRCQAGENVQFARYPGSSHDAREDTAIHILGWVVDRFAGRPTSSNCGR from the coding sequence ATGGACACACGCCTGATGGGAATTTGGCAGAGCCCAAACCGATGGGTAATTCTCCTAGCCGCAACCATTTTGCTGGGTACAGTTGGTGCTGCTGTTGCCGTCTTCATTCGCTATTATCAAGCCGCCACACCGCAAACACCGTCGCCGTTTTATATCCCTCCCCAGCCGCTTCCCCCCGGCGAATTGGGCAGCCTGATTCGCAAAGAACCCCTGCCTAGTAGCTTGCCTGAAGGGGCACAAGCCTGGCGGGTCATGTACCTATCAACGGATCTGGCGGGGCAACCCATTGCGGTAACGGGAACCATTGTTGCGCCCCAGGGCACCAGTGCCGAACCGCGAAATATCATCGCCTGGGCCCACGGCACAACGGGGATTCGCCCCGCCTGCGGTGTTAGCCATACCTCAGATCCCTACCAACAAACTCCGGCCATTGAGCAAATGCTGGCGGAGGGTTTTGTGGTTGCCATTACCGATTATCCAGGGCTTGGCACTCCCGGCACCCATCCCTATATGGTGGGGCCAGTGGCCGCGCAAAGTGTGCTCGATTCGGTGCGGGCCGCCCGCCAAATTCCTGAGGTAAATGCTGGGGATAAGTTCGTGGTTTGGGGCGCATCTCAGGGTGGCAATAGCGCCCTTTGGACGGCTCAAAGGGCGAAAACCTATGCGCCGGAGCTGAATTTGTTGGGTGCTGCGGCATCAGCTCCGGCGATTAACTTGCGGGGTATTGCAGAGTTTAATTTAGATAAACCTGGGGGAGGAATTTTCCTCGGCTATGTTTTTGCAGCGTGGGATTCAATTTATCCCGATGCCGATCTTGATGCCATCCTCAAAGCTGAGGAACGAGCTAATTTTGATCGCATGGTTGAACCCTGTTTTACGGCTCCAGCCGGGTTTCTTCCGGTTCTCAAAACGTTGCGAACACCAGAGCAATACCTGAGTGTTGATATTCTCAGTGCCGAACCCTGGAGTACGTTATTTGAGGAAAATACACCGAGCGAACCTATCGAGGTGCCGATTCTCATTGCCCATGGCACCGCCGATCCGTTGATTCCCATCGAGTTAAGTGAAGCCGAAGCCCTGCGCCGTTGTCAGGCAGGTGAAAATGTGCAGTTTGCCCGTTATCCCGGTTCATCCCATGATGCCCGTGAGGATACGGCGATCCACATTCTTGGCTGGGTGGTAGACCGCTTTGCTGGACGACCTACCTCGTCTAATTGTGGGCGGTGA
- a CDS encoding transposase gives MSSTTCLYDQVLSLLRQYSHRRDLRHLKALAWMVTALVCSGRLSLPEWEAYVPSRARQAQSTERRWQRFMSNHRVRIKSLYVPLALAAIHRWKGRRLYLALDTTVLWNRYCMIHLSVTCCGRAVPLLWRVLEHPSATVSAQRYLPMLRLAHRLLQAYPDVMLLADRGFANHDLLAWLSDSRWHYALRLPSDVVVHGPRRQPIEVGVLWPPKGEVRFYEGIGLWADGRWRCNLVLANVKGVKEPWAVITDEPPTLNTLWQYALRFRVEELFLDSKSGAFALESSGIRSAQALERLYLVAAVAILYGTTQGMAAQLDGLRSQVDPHWTRGISYLKIGLRWLRGVVNKGRPLLNPIPLLTVDPDPCFASKKAEARYYDRIWFSRIQSMRCQLPPWEAA, from the coding sequence ATGTCATCCACCACCTGTCTCTATGATCAAGTGCTGTCCTTGCTGCGTCAATATAGCCATCGTCGGGATTTACGGCACCTCAAAGCGCTGGCGTGGATGGTGACGGCGCTGGTGTGCAGTGGTCGGTTGAGCCTGCCGGAGTGGGAGGCCTATGTTCCCAGTCGCGCCCGCCAAGCGCAAAGCACCGAACGACGATGGCAACGGTTTATGAGCAATCACCGGGTGCGGATTAAAAGTCTGTACGTGCCCTTGGCGTTAGCGGCGATTCATCGGTGGAAAGGACGGCGACTCTACCTAGCCCTCGATACGACGGTGCTGTGGAATCGGTATTGCATGATTCACCTGTCCGTGACCTGTTGTGGGCGGGCGGTGCCCCTGCTGTGGCGGGTGTTAGAGCATCCTAGTGCCACGGTCAGTGCCCAACGGTATTTGCCGATGCTGCGCTTAGCCCATCGACTGTTGCAGGCTTATCCCGATGTGATGCTGTTAGCCGACCGAGGGTTTGCCAACCATGACCTGCTGGCGTGGCTCAGCGACAGTCGATGGCACTATGCTTTACGCTTGCCCAGTGATGTGGTGGTGCATGGCCCCCGCCGTCAGCCGATTGAGGTAGGTGTTCTGTGGCCCCCCAAGGGCGAAGTTCGTTTCTATGAGGGCATTGGCCTGTGGGCCGATGGGCGCTGGCGCTGCAACCTGGTTCTGGCTAACGTCAAAGGCGTTAAGGAGCCCTGGGCGGTCATCACCGATGAGCCGCCGACCCTCAATACCCTGTGGCAATATGCCCTCAGGTTCCGAGTTGAGGAACTGTTCCTCGATTCAAAATCCGGGGCCTTTGCCCTCGAATCTTCCGGCATCCGCTCCGCCCAAGCCCTCGAACGTCTCTACCTCGTCGCGGCAGTCGCCATCCTCTATGGCACCACCCAGGGCATGGCCGCTCAACTCGACGGTCTCCGCTCTCAGGTTGACCCTCATTGGACACGGGGCATCAGCTATCTCAAAATCGGCCTCCGCTGGCTTAGAGGGGTGGTCAACAAAGGGCGTCCGTTGCTCAACCCCATCCCCCTATTGACCGTTGACCCAGATCCCTGTTTTGCATCTAAAAAGGCAGAAGCCCGATATTATGACCGCATCTGGTTCTCTAGGATCCAGTCCATGCGCTGTCAGCTACCCCCTTGGGAGGCCGCATAA
- the yqeK gene encoding bis(5'-nucleosyl)-tetraphosphatase (symmetrical) YqeK: MLPWLEDQLPKPRLAHSLRVEAMAVDLAQHHGLDPVKAAQAGLMHDLAKYYPAEKLLAMAQQAGLEIDPVDEANPHLLHADVSALVAQQTLGITDPEVLAAIANHTLGRPAMSPLSCVVFLADTLEPGRGKSDDLKRLRRLSYRHLPQAVYQTCDYTFAHLINKAKPIHPRALNTRNWFLSQHRTKS, translated from the coding sequence GTGTTGCCTTGGCTCGAAGACCAACTGCCCAAGCCCCGACTGGCCCATAGTCTGCGGGTAGAGGCTATGGCTGTTGATCTGGCGCAGCACCACGGCCTCGATCCGGTCAAAGCAGCTCAGGCGGGGTTGATGCATGACCTAGCCAAGTATTACCCGGCGGAAAAGCTCCTGGCGATGGCGCAGCAAGCGGGCCTAGAGATTGACCCGGTGGATGAGGCTAACCCTCACCTACTCCATGCGGATGTGAGCGCGTTGGTAGCCCAGCAAACCCTGGGCATCACCGACCCGGAGGTATTAGCCGCCATTGCCAACCACACCCTAGGGCGTCCGGCCATGTCGCCCCTCAGTTGTGTGGTCTTCTTGGCCGATACCCTAGAACCAGGGCGCGGCAAAAGCGATGACCTCAAACGCCTGCGACGGCTAAGCTATCGTCACCTGCCCCAGGCCGTTTACCAAACCTGCGACTACACCTTCGCCCACCTAATCAACAAGGCCAAACCCATCCACCCCCGCGCCCTGAACACTCGCAACTGGTTCCTTAGCCAGCACCGCACCAAATCCTAA
- the rsfS gene encoding ribosome silencing factor: MTNPQNTDTTTLTASAGFPPVEEDSALQLAYAIAAAADERKGGNITLVQVGDVSYLADYFVIVTGFSTVQVRAITRSIEAALEEDFNRRPLRVEGQMEGNWILMDYGEVMVHVFMPEAREFYDLEAFWGHANQMLYYPPTPPASR; encoded by the coding sequence ATGACCAATCCCCAAAACACCGACACCACCACCCTGACCGCCTCCGCCGGATTTCCCCCTGTAGAGGAAGATTCTGCCCTGCAACTGGCCTATGCCATTGCCGCCGCCGCCGATGAGCGCAAGGGGGGCAACATTACCCTAGTGCAGGTGGGGGATGTGTCCTATTTGGCGGATTACTTTGTGATCGTGACGGGATTTTCCACAGTGCAGGTACGGGCCATCACCCGATCCATCGAAGCAGCCCTAGAGGAGGATTTTAACCGCCGTCCCTTGCGGGTAGAGGGCCAAATGGAGGGCAACTGGATTTTGATGGACTATGGCGAAGTGATGGTGCATGTGTTTATGCCAGAGGCCCGCGAATTCTATGATTTAGAAGCCTTTTGGGGCCATGCTAACCAAATGCTGTACTATCCTCCTACCCCTCCAGCGAGCCGTTAG
- a CDS encoding glycosyltransferase family 2 protein — protein MKRSLGLFSGSTLAQVRRWVGLSAWLLLAPMAGYILWLNQGHSLILVQLALLVVAIIGLVVINSETAVVALQQWCVPIHQPRGWLQRWLYPQRRQQLRRAEAGLNRPCDGSTGHALGHTLDPLGVRSAELPFVSVVVAAYLPNEQDIIEETLRHWLTQVKVPAAGWEVILAYNTPTALPVEDRLRRLARRYPALVLLPVAGSRSKAENLNAALAQVQGAMTCIFDADHHPAPDCLGRAWAWLATGQYDGVQGRNIIRNAQDNWLTHLVAVEFECTYGISHYGRSLLADTALFGGSNGYWRTAALRELGFSSARLTEDIDATVRGLLRGCRLVHDPAIITTELAPTQLRGLWLQRQRWSQGWLEVASLYLSRVARTPHLDPVQKGYWLLMLLFSQGFYLLVWQVVPMMLSIHFSTSDRDLVFENVNLAMMGLLALSTLLQVALAMGYRPAYSTYSRRHGFFYCLLSPVYFWFKVAIGMVALYNHLCGSRVWHVTARTAHRSVKWSPNRAPAPAKTR, from the coding sequence ATGAAGCGAAGCCTAGGGCTGTTTTCTGGGTCAACGCTGGCCCAGGTTAGACGTTGGGTGGGGTTGAGTGCTTGGCTATTGCTGGCCCCCATGGCGGGCTATATCCTCTGGCTCAACCAGGGGCACAGTCTGATTTTGGTGCAGTTGGCCCTCCTTGTGGTGGCGATTATTGGCCTGGTGGTCATCAATAGCGAAACCGCCGTGGTGGCCCTTCAGCAGTGGTGTGTGCCGATCCATCAGCCCCGTGGCTGGCTTCAGCGCTGGCTCTATCCCCAAAGGCGGCAGCAGCTTCGTCGGGCTGAGGCTGGCCTGAACCGCCCGTGCGATGGCTCCACGGGCCATGCCCTAGGTCATACCCTAGATCCCCTCGGTGTGCGGTCGGCTGAACTCCCCTTTGTCTCGGTAGTGGTGGCGGCCTACTTGCCCAACGAGCAGGACATCATCGAAGAAACCCTGCGCCACTGGCTCACCCAGGTCAAAGTTCCGGCGGCGGGTTGGGAGGTGATTTTGGCCTACAACACCCCTACCGCGCTTCCGGTGGAGGATCGGCTCCGACGCCTAGCCCGTCGCTATCCGGCCCTGGTGCTACTGCCCGTGGCCGGAAGCCGATCCAAGGCCGAAAACCTGAATGCCGCCCTCGCCCAAGTTCAGGGCGCAATGACCTGCATTTTTGACGCCGATCACCATCCTGCCCCCGATTGCCTGGGCCGAGCCTGGGCCTGGTTGGCCACGGGGCAATACGATGGCGTCCAGGGGCGCAACATCATTCGTAACGCCCAAGATAACTGGCTCACCCACCTGGTGGCGGTGGAGTTTGAATGCACCTACGGCATCAGCCACTATGGCCGCTCCCTACTGGCGGATACAGCCCTATTTGGCGGATCAAACGGCTATTGGCGCACAGCGGCTCTGCGAGAACTGGGCTTTTCTTCAGCCCGCCTCACCGAAGATATTGACGCTACCGTGCGGGGGCTGCTGCGGGGCTGTCGCCTCGTCCATGACCCTGCCATCATCACCACTGAACTAGCCCCCACCCAACTGCGGGGGCTGTGGCTGCAACGGCAGCGCTGGAGCCAGGGCTGGCTGGAGGTGGCCAGTCTGTACCTCAGCCGCGTGGCCCGCACCCCCCACCTCGACCCGGTGCAAAAAGGCTACTGGCTGCTGATGCTGCTGTTTAGCCAGGGGTTTTACCTGCTGGTGTGGCAGGTGGTGCCGATGATGCTCAGCATCCACTTCAGCACCTCAGATCGAGACCTGGTGTTTGAAAACGTCAACCTCGCCATGATGGGGTTGCTGGCCCTCAGCACCCTGCTTCAGGTGGCCCTGGCCATGGGCTATCGGCCTGCCTATTCCACCTACAGCCGCCGTCACGGGTTCTTTTACTGCCTGCTTTCCCCGGTGTATTTCTGGTTTAAGGTGGCCATCGGCATGGTAGCCCTCTATAACCATCTCTGCGGTAGCCGGGTGTGGCACGTCACCGCCCGCACCGCCCACCGTTCTGTGAAGTGGTCGCCCAACCGAGCCCCTGCCCCCGCCAAAACCCGGTAA
- a CDS encoding A24 family peptidase, with protein MTALDLRLGHSTGARPGRYSEAARSAVEQSTMETLVMWGLVGLFGAAVGSFLNVVIYRLPAGLSLLYPPSRCPQCHTPLKPYDNVPVLGWLWLRGKCRYCRTPIAPRYPLIEAFTAALFLTAFLQWGVSWLTLAHWVLLSWLVALTFIDLDTLTLPNPLTQSGLILGLIAQAVIPILGTGAWQAGIVGLMNGVLGAVVGIWLFDIITLVASLAMGQTAMGGGDAKLAAMLGAWLGWPGVLLSGFLACLLGAILGGGAMALGWMSRRQPLPFGPFLALGATVTLFWGQALINAYRTLFFPGF; from the coding sequence ATGACTGCCCTGGATTTACGGCTGGGGCATTCCACCGGAGCCAGGCCGGGGCGGTATAGTGAAGCAGCCCGGAGCGCTGTGGAGCAAAGCACGATGGAGACCTTGGTGATGTGGGGTTTGGTAGGACTGTTTGGGGCGGCGGTGGGCAGCTTCCTCAATGTGGTCATCTATCGTTTACCAGCGGGACTGTCGCTGTTGTATCCCCCTTCGCGCTGCCCCCAGTGCCACACCCCGCTCAAGCCCTACGATAATGTGCCCGTTCTCGGTTGGCTGTGGCTGCGCGGAAAATGCCGCTACTGCCGAACCCCCATCGCCCCCCGATACCCGCTGATTGAAGCCTTCACAGCGGCGCTGTTTCTGACCGCCTTTTTGCAGTGGGGCGTTTCCTGGCTCACCCTGGCCCACTGGGTGCTGCTGAGCTGGCTGGTGGCCCTTACCTTTATCGATCTCGATACCCTCACCCTGCCCAACCCCCTCACCCAAAGCGGTCTGATCCTGGGCCTCATCGCCCAGGCCGTCATCCCGATCCTGGGTACAGGGGCATGGCAGGCGGGCATTGTGGGGCTGATGAACGGCGTCCTGGGGGCCGTGGTGGGGATTTGGCTCTTTGACATCATCACCCTGGTGGCCTCCCTAGCCATGGGGCAAACCGCCATGGGCGGCGGCGACGCCAAACTTGCGGCCATGCTGGGCGCTTGGCTGGGCTGGCCAGGGGTGCTGCTGAGCGGCTTTTTGGCCTGCCTGCTGGGGGCAATCCTCGGCGGTGGGGCCATGGCCCTGGGCTGGATGAGTCGCCGCCAACCCCTCCCCTTTGGCCCCTTTCTGGCCCTAGGAGCCACCGTCACTCTGTTCTGGGGACAGGCGCTGATTAACGCCTACCGCACCCTCTTTTTCCCTGGGTTTTAA
- a CDS encoding NACHT domain-containing protein codes for MLASVLLQLTPLRANLTAERADLRRAVAQQLRAYREGLSVLPRPQTIPLTYQVWRLQYGQSAAQVLSSEEAITDFFQRDGIDGRLLILGDPGMGKTHTLLAMGEHLLRRNAAEGPVPVLVDLSAWDGENLDAWLVAYLWEVYRLCQPVATLWLQSAQLTLLLDGFDHLPPAQQRACAKEINTLLRSNAEQTALLCCRRQVIETSGISFDDYFNGGLYLRPLPAQQVKDYLLSQGCDDLWPQVKATKALQPLGRFPLYLTLMVALAPVLGTDASAITGKEALVQTFLNDRLDHSPQPASAEERSTLRWLATQMAGRPRSLRIDHLRPTWLPEPQRLMYRGLLALAFVLIFTLVGGNPGVGLAWGLVFSQLDLEAFPYTHLSLALASWRSLTGLALVSTLPALGLGVGVGGFGALLLGRFNLGLPAFGWGGLVGAVLGWSLGLGIGLWGGLPRGIQIRHHPNQDLRMALRNGAILFGLLALVLALVLVVPAVVRGQPPFTLLTLPRLRVVIAALLSAYLWLSFALQQMTVRAMLSRAPSRLPWAVDAWLQRWAQRQVLVKGSGDYGFAHDLVRDALAKD; via the coding sequence ATGCTGGCCAGTGTGTTACTTCAGCTCACGCCGCTGCGGGCCAACCTCACCGCCGAGCGGGCCGATTTGAGGCGGGCCGTGGCGCAACAGTTACGCGCCTACCGGGAGGGGTTATCGGTACTGCCCCGCCCCCAGACGATTCCCCTCACCTACCAGGTGTGGCGGTTGCAGTACGGCCAGTCTGCCGCCCAGGTACTCTCCTCGGAGGAGGCGATTACAGACTTTTTTCAGCGGGATGGGATCGACGGGCGGCTGCTGATTTTGGGCGACCCCGGTATGGGCAAAACCCACACCCTGCTAGCCATGGGAGAACACCTACTGCGCCGCAACGCCGCCGAAGGCCCTGTGCCTGTGCTGGTGGATCTATCTGCCTGGGACGGCGAAAACCTGGACGCATGGCTTGTGGCCTACCTCTGGGAGGTGTATCGCCTCTGCCAGCCCGTGGCCACCCTATGGCTGCAATCGGCCCAGCTAACCCTGCTGCTAGACGGGTTTGACCATTTGCCCCCCGCCCAACAGCGGGCCTGCGCCAAGGAAATTAACACCCTCCTCCGCAGCAATGCCGAGCAAACGGCCCTGCTTTGCTGCCGTCGCCAGGTGATCGAAACCAGCGGCATCAGCTTTGATGATTACTTCAATGGGGGCCTATATCTCCGGCCCTTGCCCGCCCAGCAGGTGAAGGACTATCTCCTCAGCCAGGGCTGCGATGACCTTTGGCCCCAGGTCAAGGCCACCAAAGCGCTCCAACCCCTGGGCCGATTCCCGCTCTATCTAACGCTCATGGTAGCCCTGGCCCCCGTCTTGGGCACCGATGCCTCCGCCATCACCGGAAAAGAGGCCCTGGTGCAGACCTTCCTGAATGACCGCCTTGACCATAGCCCCCAACCCGCCTCCGCTGAGGAACGATCTACCCTGCGCTGGCTAGCTACGCAGATGGCAGGTCGGCCCCGGTCGCTGCGGATCGATCACCTGCGGCCAACCTGGCTACCGGAACCTCAACGGCTGATGTATCGAGGGCTATTGGCGCTGGCGTTTGTGCTGATTTTTACCCTGGTGGGGGGCAATCCGGGGGTGGGGCTAGCCTGGGGGTTAGTTTTCTCCCAGCTTGACCTAGAGGCATTTCCCTACACCCATCTCAGCTTGGCCCTGGCCTCCTGGCGCAGCCTAACGGGGCTGGCGTTGGTCTCCACCCTGCCCGCCTTAGGGCTGGGGGTGGGAGTGGGTGGCTTTGGGGCGCTGCTATTGGGGCGGTTTAACCTGGGTTTGCCCGCCTTTGGCTGGGGCGGACTGGTGGGGGCCGTGCTGGGCTGGAGTTTGGGGCTGGGCATTGGGTTGTGGGGCGGATTGCCTAGGGGCATTCAAATTCGGCACCATCCCAACCAAGACCTGCGGATGGCGCTGCGGAATGGGGCTATTCTCTTTGGCCTGTTGGCGCTGGTGCTGGCTCTGGTATTGGTGGTGCCTGCGGTGGTTAGGGGACAGCCCCCGTTTACCCTGCTGACCCTACCGCGCCTGCGGGTGGTCATCGCCGCTTTACTCAGCGCTTACCTGTGGCTTTCCTTTGCCCTGCAACAGATGACCGTGCGGGCTATGTTGTCCCGCGCCCCCTCCCGCCTGCCCTGGGCGGTTGATGCATGGCTGCAACGGTGGGCACAACGGCAAGTGCTGGTCAAAGGCAGCGGCGACTATGGCTTTGCCCACGACCTAGTGCGGGATGCCCTGGCCAAGGACTAG
- a CDS encoding bacteriohemerythrin, which translates to MNTPIARWKPEYETGNTLVDQQHQSIFSIINALHSAVEAGQGATMLEQTIQSVRDYTTVHFDTEEQYMRDQGYGGYEAHKRRHDALRAKFAAFETQSYPDIQQHTIMVSHFLTTWLIHHIQTDDQAMIAACRQAAQPIMADAGPSTVPLAIAEIAQWRPEYETGYTLIDDQHRSLFHAINALHGAILVGRGEELLERTLKILESYTTIHFETEEHFMAELQYPDYDDHAAKHRALRHRVEAFIAEEATAPDRRLALRVSRFLTEWLIHHIKAEDQRMIDFLRQARQRQQQVTAEAERAKGQGRRV; encoded by the coding sequence ATGAATACCCCCATTGCCCGCTGGAAACCTGAATACGAAACCGGAAACACCCTGGTTGATCAGCAGCACCAGAGTATTTTCAGTATCATCAATGCCCTTCATTCGGCCGTAGAGGCCGGACAAGGGGCAACCATGCTGGAACAAACCATCCAAAGCGTGCGGGACTATACCACCGTCCACTTTGACACCGAAGAGCAATATATGCGGGATCAAGGCTATGGGGGGTATGAGGCCCACAAACGTAGGCATGATGCCCTACGGGCCAAGTTTGCCGCCTTTGAAACCCAGTCTTACCCGGATATTCAGCAGCACACCATCATGGTGTCGCACTTCCTCACCACTTGGCTGATCCACCACATTCAAACCGATGATCAAGCCATGATTGCCGCCTGTCGGCAGGCAGCCCAACCGATCATGGCGGATGCGGGGCCGTCTACCGTGCCCCTAGCCATTGCTGAAATTGCCCAGTGGCGACCCGAGTATGAAACGGGCTATACCCTCATTGATGACCAACACCGTAGCCTGTTCCACGCCATCAACGCCCTCCACGGGGCGATTTTGGTAGGCCGGGGCGAGGAACTGCTGGAGCGCACTCTAAAAATTCTGGAAAGCTACACCACCATCCACTTCGAGACCGAAGAGCACTTCATGGCGGAGTTGCAATATCCCGACTATGACGACCATGCGGCCAAACATCGTGCCCTGCGCCACAGGGTAGAAGCCTTTATTGCCGAGGAGGCCACGGCCCCAGATCGGCGGCTAGCCCTGCGGGTGTCGCGGTTTTTAACCGAGTGGTTGATCCACCACATCAAGGCCGAAGATCAGCGGATGATTGACTTTCTGCGCCAAGCCCGCCAGCGGCAGCAGCAAGTCACAGCTGAAGCTGAACGAGCTAAGGGGCAGGGCCGTCGGGTCTAG
- the cbiB gene encoding adenosylcobinamide-phosphate synthase CbiB — MMLALWFERIGVLLLAAGLDFILGDPWGWPHPVQAMGWAITQGKQAILALKLTAFGERVSGVGLGLAVIGGSGFVGWAWVSLTYRIHPVLGLIGQIVLVASCLAGHSLRRAAEEVLAPLESGDLAMARSRLGLYVGRDTENLSEADILRAVMETISENATDGVMAPLFYALVGSLTPLGPVPLALAYKAASTLDSMVGYREPPYTHLGWFSAQLEDRLTWVPCRLTVLTIALVSGRPRRVLALCRRDAPADPSPNAGWSECAYAAALGVQLGGVNSYRGQPKEKPLLGEAEQPITPECIRRGMALTRWAFLLWLSLGILSVGLLYGL, encoded by the coding sequence ATGATGTTAGCTTTGTGGTTTGAGCGGATAGGGGTGTTGCTGCTGGCGGCGGGCCTAGATTTTATCCTGGGCGACCCCTGGGGCTGGCCCCACCCGGTGCAGGCGATGGGCTGGGCCATTACCCAAGGCAAGCAAGCCATTTTGGCCCTGAAGCTGACTGCTTTCGGGGAACGGGTCAGCGGTGTGGGGCTGGGGCTGGCCGTGATTGGCGGCAGCGGCTTCGTGGGCTGGGCCTGGGTGAGCTTGACGTACCGCATTCATCCTGTCCTGGGGCTGATCGGTCAAATCGTGCTGGTGGCCAGTTGCTTGGCAGGGCACAGCCTGCGACGAGCGGCAGAGGAAGTGCTGGCTCCCCTAGAATCGGGGGATTTGGCCATGGCCCGTAGTCGCCTTGGACTTTATGTGGGACGAGATACGGAGAATCTATCCGAGGCAGACATCCTGCGAGCGGTGATGGAAACCATCAGCGAAAACGCCACCGATGGGGTGATGGCACCCCTGTTCTATGCCTTGGTCGGATCCCTAACGCCCCTTGGCCCGGTGCCCTTGGCCTTGGCCTACAAAGCCGCCAGCACCCTCGATTCTATGGTGGGCTATCGAGAGCCGCCCTACACCCACTTGGGTTGGTTTAGCGCCCAACTGGAGGATCGGCTAACCTGGGTGCCCTGCCGCCTGACGGTGCTGACCATTGCTCTGGTGTCGGGGCGACCCCGGCGGGTGTTGGCCCTGTGCCGTCGCGATGCCCCCGCCGACCCCAGCCCCAACGCGGGATGGAGTGAATGCGCCTATGCCGCTGCCCTCGGGGTGCAACTGGGGGGAGTGAATAGCTATCGTGGCCAACCCAAGGAAAAGCCGCTGCTAGGGGAGGCTGAACAACCCATCACCCCAGAGTGCATTCGGCGGGGCATGGCTCTGACCCGCTGGGCTTTTTTGCTGTGGCTCAGCTTGGGCATCTTGAGTGTTGGTCTGCTCTACGGCCTGTAA
- a CDS encoding Rrf2 family transcriptional regulator — protein MKLTTRGHYSVKALLDLALQPSRQPISVQTIAQRQGLPPPYLEKLLIDLRRAGLVESVRGSQGGYRLAKPPAQISLGQILEAVGEPMTPLPRHQPQTGQAEDWVTFAVWNRLSQKLKAALYSISLEDLYFDARSWQAAQGDDVSFVV, from the coding sequence ATGAAGCTGACCACCCGTGGCCACTATAGCGTTAAGGCGCTGTTGGATTTGGCACTTCAGCCCTCCCGGCAGCCCATTTCCGTGCAAACCATTGCCCAGCGCCAGGGGTTGCCGCCGCCCTACTTAGAAAAACTGTTGATTGACCTGAGGCGGGCGGGTCTGGTGGAGTCGGTGCGAGGATCCCAGGGGGGCTATCGGCTAGCGAAGCCCCCGGCCCAAATTTCCCTCGGCCAAATTCTGGAAGCGGTGGGAGAACCGATGACGCCGCTACCCCGCCACCAGCCCCAGACGGGCCAAGCCGAAGACTGGGTAACGTTTGCGGTATGGAATCGTCTTTCCCAAAAGCTCAAGGCCGCCCTCTATAGTATTTCCCTGGAAGACTTATATTTTGATGCCCGCAGTTGGCAGGCGGCCCAGGGGGATGATGTTAGCTTTGTGGTTTGA
- a CDS encoding AbrB family transcriptional regulator — protein sequence MMKFRNALLEAQGIQFDGPQGSSGRGGRSASYRISVQANGNLLIGAAYTKQMSLQPGDEFEITLGRKHIKLKQVGAEDEES from the coding sequence ATGATGAAGTTTAGGAATGCCCTGCTCGAAGCCCAAGGCATTCAGTTTGACGGCCCCCAAGGTAGTAGTGGGCGGGGTGGTCGTAGTGCCAGCTATCGCATTAGCGTTCAGGCTAACGGCAATCTCCTGATTGGGGCAGCCTACACCAAGCAAATGAGTCTCCAGCCCGGTGATGAGTTTGAAATTACCTTGGGCCGCAAGCATATCAAGCTCAAGCAAGTGGGGGCTGAGGACGAAGAATCCTAG